One genomic region from Pseudomonas sp. R5-89-07 encodes:
- a CDS encoding non-ribosomal peptide synthetase, which produces MNILELLATLNTKDVQLALKGEQLSVLGNKHALSDPAILAALREHKPALIELIKAGDYSATKAGEVQVPANGIPPGAERITPAMLTLSTLSQDEIERIVATVAGGVSNIQDIYPLAPLQEGILFHHVSAEQGDPYVMQSQFAFDSLERFDAFAQALQQVMDRHDILRTGVVWDGLEQPSQVVWRQARLPVQALMLDPADGDIAAQLHALFDARHYRLDVTQAPLLRLVRADDPANGRIVATLLFHHMALDHSALEVVCHEMQACLLGQGAALGQAVPFRNYVAQARLGISEQEHESFFRQMLGDISEPTLPFGLQDVQGDARGIAEVSLALAPLLSRRLRAQARQLGVSTASLFHMGWAQVLGVLAGKAQVVFGTVLMGRMQGSHATDRALGIFINTLPFRVDVDTQDVRTGVKATHARLTTLLRHEHAALALAQRCSAVVAPTPLFSALLNYRHSAATASAEAVSAWHGITALRAEERTNYPLTLSVDDLGEDFGLSLLASTAVDPQRVCAYLQTALEHLVTALEQAPHTALNQLPVVPVAEQRLLLEQFNTTQAVFPQGTTVHGRIEAQAALTPDAIAAVCLDRTLSYAELNQQANLLAHHLLALGVKPDDRVAIVARRGLDTLAGLLAILKAGACYVPVDPSHPAERLSYLLSDSAPVAVLTQHALLERLPPLEVPVINLDRYTWQHHSASNPKVAVTPSNLAYVIYTSGSTGLPKGVMVEHHTVANLVDWHCSAFDLRAGRHTASVAGFGFDAMAWEVWPALCVGATLHLPPAHDGAEDLDALLAWWCAQPLDLCFLPTPVAEYAFSQNIEHPTLRTLLIGGDRLRQFGRAQRFELINNYGPTEATVVATSGKVEAGQPLHIGKPIANARVYLLDEQQRPVPLGVAGELYVGGTGVARGYLNRPELTAERFLRDPFNSGRMYRTGDLARWLPDGNLEYLGRNDDQVKIRGMRIELGEIETQLNQLPGILEAVVLVREERLVAYFTENPQLDGLAVADIRAHLVVHLPDYMVPAAFMKLDALPLTANGKLDRKALPAPDSAAVFSRDYEAPLGEIESVLAQIWADVLQVTRVGRRDHFFELGGHSLLAMRMVSQVRQRLGVELVLGDLFANAELAAVAELLARAGRSTLPDILPANRDAELPLSFAQQRLWFLALMEGANTAYNIPIGLRLRGHLHVQALQRALARIVARHETLRSRFAQHGDEAQVLIVPAEDMLALQVQDLRRHPQPQQALDALIHGEASAPFDLERGPLLRGRLVVMADDHHVLLLTLHHIVSDGWSMGVLTRELMALYQAFSHGHADPLPPLPIQYADFAVWQRLWLSGEVLHRQSTYWQQALAGAPVLLTLPTDRPRPAQQDYAGSSVEVRLDERLTAGLKALSQRHGTTLYMTLMSAWASLLARLSGQHDLVIGSPVANRMRTEVEGLIGLFVNTLAVRIDTSGELSSEALLARVKALTLAAQAHQDLPFEQVVEITRPPRSLAHSPLFQTLFSWQDSSAPTLALGDLALEGIVENSHFAKFDLSLNLGEVQGTLLGVLEYAVALFDESTVRRYVGYFTRVLQAMVDNDQAVLEHVPLLDERERQHLLFDFNATAVAYNLDQTLHSLFEAQVLRTPHAIALKAGEQQLTYAELNARANQLAHHLIALGVQPDARVAICLERGLDMVIGLYAILKAGAAYVPLDPAYPLERLAYMLHDSAPSVVLAQGSTRGLLGEVAVVDLDQPSWHHQPIHNPGVASVTAYVIYTSGSTGQPKGVINEHAGVVNRLLWMQDEYALGAADTVLQKTPFSFDVSVWEFFWPLFTGARLVMARPGGHKEPEYLCELIEAERITTLHFVPSMLDVFLAHGDVSQAAGLLRVMCSGEALPGSLVRRFKQQLPGAQLYNLYGPTEAAVDVTAWNCSGPLTPDNTPIGKPIANTRLYLLDAQLQPVPLGVVGELFIAGVQVARGYLNRPELTAERFLDDPFMAGRMYRTGDVGRYLPDGTIEYLGRNDDQVKIRGLRIELGEIQARLTDYPAVNEAAVIAREQRLVAYYTGLRCDIDALRAHLLQHLPEFMVPAIFMYLEALPLSPNGKLERKALPEPGVDAQRLREYEAPQGDTEIALASLWAELLNVERVGRHDNFFELGGHSLLAVSLMGRMRRLGLAADVKVLFGQPTLSALAAALGSGREVAVPANGIAADCVRITPPMLTLIKLDPPAIERIVAVIPGGAANVQDIYPLAPLQAGMLYQHRAAQGDDAYVLQAQFGFDSRVRLDAFAHALQAVIERHDILRSSFHWEGLEQPVQVVWRKASLRVESGPLPQRLELDQAPLMRLVYSEQAQRVVATLLFHHLVMDHVALEILQHEMQAFLLGREDELGAAVPYRNYVAQTCLIDRDHEAFFREMLGDIDEPTQVQITDGAHRAQLTLDPSLSQRLREQARQAGVSAASLMHLGWGHVLGKVSGRENVVFGTVMLGRLQGGEGAERAMGVFINTLPLRIDLGERSVRSALRATHARLSQLLSHEHAPLALAQRCSGVPASTALFDVLFNYRHSAPQTGTVAQAWQGIELLNAEEHTNYGLSLSVDDLGEGFTLKTVGPGAERLCAYLQVALEHLVQALESHSAIAIGCVQVLPATERQQLSDFNATARAFRREHTVQRLFEAQAQARPDALAAMHGAQRLSYGELNTRANQLAHHLMGLGVLPGDNVTILLPRCLDLLVSQLAILKAGAAYVPLDIHAPAERQGFMQHDSGATWLLTHSDTALAFAARRLDLDRLTLAAQPNHNPDLSQSSDSVAYIMYTSGSTGTPKGVLVPHRGITRLVLNNGYADFNASDRVAFASNPAFDASTMDVWGPLLNGGQVQVIDHATLLDPLAFGAALQDATVLFVTTALFNQYVQMIPQALAGLRILLCGGERADPAAFRSLLAQAPALRLVHCYGPTETTTYATTYEVRALADEADSVPIGRPIANTQVHVLDAQLQPVPLGVSGEICIGGDGVAKGYLNRPELSAEKFVQDPFNPGASLYRTGDLGRWTADGLLECLGRNDDQVKIRGFRIELGEIEARLATFSGLQDVVVLAREDVPGDKRLVAYFTWAADAVGLDRVRAHLHEQLPEYMRPSAYVPLDRLPLTANGKVDRKALPVPVYDALASGEFEAPIDALEQRLALLWAQVLKLEQVGRHDSFFELGGHSLLAIRLVTLLDEAGLPVSLAELFQHVSVAAIAALLRQRTDAPVRDTSVITVRESGTQAPLFLVHEFSGMDVYFPALGQHLPGDYPIYGLPGVPLGEAHLTTLEGLAARMVGLIRGIQPHGPYRVAGWSFGGVLAYEVAMQLLGLDEPVAFLGLIDSYVPRMTDQGKARWSGPHALKRHLLLQCTAYWKAQGGVDELASLEQLEANLGQLDFAGLLQRCRDQGLLYAQMAAAADADLVSFLEREVGHGHALAHYSLFPLPIPVHLFSAEQRPTELSRRSAALGWDTALAPGQLRQVPVPGDHQSMMQAPHIQGLGRAMTQALLAAAPVSCPDHQPLLRIQSGRAGHAPVFCVPGAGDSVTGFVGLSEALGRDWPLYGLQPRGLDGEAVPHSQVEAAAQCYLTALTHECPAGPVHLVGHSFGGWVALEMALRLQAMGREVASLTVIDSESPGGNGVVGRPYTSTAALLRLIEAMQLAAGRSLGIDPQDFAGRDELAQRQALHAGMVGVGLLPARSAVDAMAGPARTYAAALRTVYRPQARYEGVVRLVLARDPALDAAGNQREQGLMVEGWRGQGRGLQVWHGGGNHFTLLKAPNVAELAQWWLEGVVVGERVS; this is translated from the coding sequence GTGAACATCCTTGAGCTGCTGGCAACCCTGAACACCAAGGACGTGCAACTGGCGCTCAAGGGCGAGCAGTTGTCGGTGCTAGGCAACAAGCACGCCTTGAGCGACCCGGCGATCCTCGCCGCGCTGCGCGAACACAAGCCGGCACTGATCGAGCTGATCAAGGCCGGTGACTATTCGGCCACCAAGGCCGGTGAGGTGCAGGTGCCGGCCAACGGCATCCCGCCGGGCGCCGAGCGCATCACACCGGCCATGTTGACCCTCTCCACGCTGAGTCAGGACGAGATCGAACGTATCGTCGCCACGGTCGCGGGCGGTGTGTCGAATATTCAGGATATCTACCCGCTGGCGCCATTGCAGGAAGGTATTCTGTTCCATCACGTCAGCGCCGAGCAGGGCGACCCGTATGTGATGCAGTCGCAGTTCGCCTTCGACAGCCTCGAGCGTTTCGACGCCTTTGCCCAGGCCCTGCAACAAGTGATGGACCGCCATGACATCCTGCGTACCGGCGTGGTCTGGGATGGCCTGGAGCAGCCCTCGCAAGTGGTATGGCGCCAGGCACGCCTGCCGGTGCAGGCGCTGATGCTGGACCCGGCCGACGGCGATATCGCCGCGCAATTGCACGCCTTGTTCGATGCGCGCCACTACCGCCTCGACGTGACCCAGGCGCCGCTGTTGCGCCTGGTGCGTGCCGACGACCCGGCCAACGGGCGCATCGTCGCCACCTTGCTGTTCCACCACATGGCGCTGGACCACAGTGCGCTGGAAGTGGTGTGCCATGAAATGCAGGCGTGCCTGCTGGGCCAGGGCGCGGCGCTGGGCCAGGCGGTGCCGTTTCGCAACTACGTGGCGCAGGCGCGGCTGGGCATCAGCGAGCAGGAACACGAAAGCTTCTTTCGGCAGATGCTCGGCGATATCAGCGAGCCGACCTTGCCGTTCGGCTTGCAGGACGTACAGGGCGATGCGCGGGGCATTGCCGAGGTCAGCCTGGCGTTGGCGCCGCTGCTTTCGCGCCGCCTGCGCGCCCAGGCACGGCAGTTGGGGGTGAGTACCGCCAGCCTGTTTCATATGGGCTGGGCCCAGGTGCTAGGGGTGTTGGCCGGCAAGGCCCAGGTGGTGTTCGGCACCGTGTTGATGGGGCGCATGCAGGGCAGTCATGCCACGGATCGCGCGCTGGGCATCTTCATCAACACCTTGCCGTTTCGTGTGGATGTGGACACCCAGGACGTACGCACCGGGGTCAAGGCCACCCACGCACGCCTCACCACGTTATTGCGCCATGAACACGCGGCATTGGCCCTGGCCCAGCGCTGCAGCGCAGTGGTGGCGCCGACACCGTTGTTCAGTGCGCTGCTCAACTACCGGCACAGTGCGGCGACGGCCAGTGCCGAGGCGGTGTCGGCGTGGCACGGCATCACCGCGCTGCGGGCCGAAGAGCGCACCAACTATCCGCTGACCCTGAGCGTGGATGACCTGGGCGAGGACTTCGGCCTGAGCCTGCTCGCCAGCACCGCCGTCGACCCGCAGCGGGTCTGCGCCTACCTGCAAACCGCGCTGGAACACCTGGTGACCGCGCTGGAGCAGGCGCCGCACACCGCGCTCAACCAACTGCCGGTGGTGCCCGTTGCCGAACAACGCCTGTTGCTCGAGCAGTTCAACACCACCCAGGCGGTCTTCCCCCAGGGCACCACCGTGCACGGTCGCATCGAAGCCCAGGCCGCGCTCACCCCGGATGCCATCGCGGCGGTGTGCCTGGACCGTACGCTGAGCTACGCCGAACTCAATCAGCAAGCCAACCTGCTGGCCCATCATCTGCTGGCGCTGGGGGTCAAGCCCGATGACCGCGTGGCCATCGTCGCGCGGCGTGGCCTGGACACCCTGGCCGGGCTGCTGGCGATTCTCAAGGCCGGCGCCTGTTATGTACCGGTCGACCCCTCCCATCCGGCCGAGCGCCTGAGCTACCTGCTCAGCGACAGCGCCCCGGTGGCAGTGCTCACCCAGCACGCCTTGCTCGAGCGCCTGCCGCCGCTTGAGGTGCCGGTGATCAACCTTGACCGCTACACCTGGCAGCACCATTCGGCGAGCAACCCCAAGGTGGCTGTCACGCCGTCGAACCTGGCCTATGTGATCTACACCTCTGGCTCCACCGGCCTGCCCAAAGGGGTGATGGTGGAACATCACACCGTGGCCAACCTGGTGGACTGGCATTGCAGCGCCTTCGACCTGCGCGCCGGGCGGCACACCGCCAGTGTGGCCGGTTTCGGCTTTGATGCGATGGCCTGGGAAGTGTGGCCGGCGCTGTGCGTAGGCGCCACCTTGCACCTGCCACCGGCCCACGACGGCGCCGAAGACCTCGACGCGCTGCTCGCCTGGTGGTGCGCGCAACCGTTGGACCTGTGTTTCCTGCCGACGCCGGTGGCCGAGTACGCCTTCAGCCAGAACATCGAACACCCGACCCTGCGCACGCTGCTGATCGGCGGTGACCGCCTGCGCCAGTTCGGGCGGGCGCAGCGCTTTGAGCTGATCAACAACTACGGCCCCACCGAAGCCACGGTGGTCGCCACCTCCGGCAAGGTCGAGGCGGGCCAGCCCTTGCACATCGGCAAACCCATCGCCAACGCCAGGGTCTATCTGCTGGACGAACAGCAGCGCCCGGTGCCGCTGGGTGTGGCGGGCGAGCTGTATGTGGGCGGCACGGGTGTGGCCCGCGGTTACCTCAATCGCCCGGAGCTGACCGCCGAGCGTTTCCTGCGCGACCCGTTCAACAGCGGGCGCATGTACCGTACCGGCGACCTTGCGCGCTGGCTGCCCGACGGCAACCTCGAGTACCTGGGGCGCAACGATGACCAGGTGAAGATCCGTGGCATGCGCATCGAGCTGGGCGAGATCGAAACCCAGCTCAATCAACTGCCGGGTATCCTCGAAGCGGTGGTGCTGGTGCGTGAAGAACGGCTGGTGGCCTATTTCACCGAAAATCCGCAACTCGACGGGCTGGCGGTCGCTGATATCCGGGCGCACTTGGTGGTCCATCTGCCGGACTACATGGTGCCGGCGGCCTTCATGAAACTCGACGCACTGCCGTTGACCGCCAACGGCAAGCTCGACCGCAAGGCGCTGCCGGCACCCGACAGTGCTGCGGTGTTCAGCCGTGACTACGAGGCACCGCTGGGCGAGATCGAAAGCGTATTGGCCCAGATCTGGGCCGATGTGTTGCAGGTGACGCGGGTCGGGCGTCGCGATCATTTCTTCGAGCTGGGCGGGCATTCGTTGCTGGCCATGCGCATGGTCTCCCAGGTGCGCCAGCGGCTGGGGGTGGAGCTGGTGTTGGGCGACCTGTTCGCCAACGCCGAACTGGCGGCAGTCGCCGAGCTGTTGGCCCGCGCCGGCCGCAGCACCTTGCCGGATATCCTGCCGGCCAATCGTGACGCCGAGCTGCCGTTGTCGTTCGCCCAGCAGCGCTTGTGGTTCCTCGCATTGATGGAAGGCGCCAACACCGCCTACAACATTCCCATCGGCTTGCGTTTGCGCGGGCACCTGCATGTGCAGGCGCTGCAGCGTGCCCTGGCGCGCATTGTCGCGCGGCATGAAACCTTACGCAGTCGCTTCGCCCAACATGGCGACGAGGCCCAGGTGCTGATCGTGCCGGCCGAGGACATGCTGGCGCTGCAAGTGCAGGACTTGCGCCGCCACCCGCAACCGCAGCAGGCGCTGGACGCACTGATCCACGGTGAGGCCTCGGCGCCGTTCGACCTCGAGCGCGGCCCCTTGCTGCGCGGTCGCCTGGTGGTCATGGCCGACGATCACCACGTGCTGCTGCTGACCCTGCACCATATCGTCTCCGATGGCTGGTCCATGGGCGTGCTCACCCGCGAGCTGATGGCGCTGTACCAGGCCTTCAGCCACGGCCACGCCGACCCGCTGCCGCCGTTGCCGATCCAGTACGCTGACTTTGCCGTGTGGCAACGCCTGTGGTTGAGCGGCGAGGTGCTGCACCGCCAGAGCACCTATTGGCAACAGGCCCTGGCCGGTGCGCCGGTCTTGCTCACCTTGCCCACCGACCGCCCGCGTCCGGCGCAGCAGGACTACGCCGGCAGCAGTGTCGAAGTGCGCCTGGATGAACGCCTCACCGCCGGGCTCAAGGCCTTGAGCCAACGCCATGGCACCACCCTGTACATGACCTTGATGAGTGCCTGGGCCTCGTTGCTGGCGCGCTTGTCCGGGCAGCACGACCTGGTGATCGGCTCGCCAGTGGCCAACCGCATGCGCACCGAGGTGGAAGGACTGATCGGGTTGTTCGTCAACACCCTGGCGGTGCGTATCGACACCAGCGGCGAGCTGAGCAGCGAAGCGCTGCTGGCGCGGGTCAAGGCGCTGACGCTGGCGGCGCAGGCCCACCAGGATTTGCCGTTCGAGCAGGTGGTGGAAATCACCCGGCCACCGCGCAGCCTTGCCCACAGCCCGCTGTTTCAAACCTTGTTCAGCTGGCAGGACAGCAGCGCGCCCACCCTGGCCCTGGGCGACCTGGCCCTGGAAGGCATTGTGGAGAACAGCCACTTCGCCAAGTTCGACCTGTCGCTGAACCTGGGCGAAGTGCAGGGCACGCTGCTCGGTGTACTGGAGTACGCGGTGGCGCTGTTCGATGAGTCGACGGTGCGGCGTTATGTCGGTTACTTCACCCGGGTGTTGCAGGCCATGGTCGATAACGACCAGGCGGTGCTGGAGCACGTGCCGCTGCTGGATGAGCGTGAACGTCAGCATCTGCTGTTCGATTTCAACGCCACCGCCGTGGCTTACAACCTCGACCAGACCCTGCACAGCCTGTTCGAAGCGCAGGTGCTGCGCACGCCGCACGCCATTGCGCTGAAGGCCGGCGAGCAGCAACTGACCTACGCCGAACTGAACGCACGCGCCAACCAGTTGGCCCACCACCTGATTGCCCTGGGCGTGCAGCCGGATGCGCGGGTGGCGATTTGCCTAGAACGCGGCCTGGACATGGTCATCGGCCTGTACGCGATCCTCAAGGCCGGCGCCGCCTATGTGCCGCTGGACCCGGCGTACCCGCTGGAACGCCTGGCCTACATGCTGCACGACAGCGCCCCGAGCGTGGTGCTGGCCCAGGGCAGCACGCGCGGCTTGCTGGGCGAGGTGGCGGTGGTCGATCTGGACCAGCCGAGTTGGCACCACCAGCCCATCCATAACCCCGGCGTGGCGAGCGTGACTGCTTACGTGATCTACACCTCTGGCTCCACCGGCCAGCCCAAGGGTGTGATCAACGAACACGCCGGGGTGGTCAACCGCTTGCTGTGGATGCAGGACGAATACGCGCTCGGCGCGGCTGATACGGTGCTGCAGAAAACCCCGTTCAGCTTCGACGTGTCGGTATGGGAGTTTTTCTGGCCGCTGTTCACCGGCGCTCGCCTGGTGATGGCGCGGCCGGGCGGGCACAAGGAGCCTGAGTACCTGTGTGAGCTGATCGAAGCCGAGCGGATTACTACGCTGCACTTCGTACCCTCGATGCTCGATGTGTTCCTGGCCCATGGTGACGTCAGCCAAGCGGCCGGGCTGCTGCGCGTGATGTGCAGCGGCGAAGCCCTGCCGGGCAGCCTGGTGCGGCGCTTCAAGCAGCAGCTACCGGGCGCGCAGTTATACAACCTCTACGGCCCGACCGAAGCGGCGGTGGATGTGACGGCCTGGAACTGCAGCGGCCCGCTGACTCCGGACAACACACCGATTGGCAAGCCGATTGCCAATACCCGTTTGTACCTGCTGGATGCGCAGTTGCAGCCGGTGCCCCTGGGCGTGGTGGGCGAACTGTTCATCGCGGGCGTGCAGGTGGCGCGCGGCTATCTGAACCGCCCCGAGCTGACCGCCGAGCGCTTCCTCGACGACCCTTTCATGGCCGGGCGCATGTACCGTACCGGTGACGTCGGACGCTATTTGCCGGACGGCACTATCGAGTACCTGGGGCGCAACGATGACCAAGTGAAAATCCGTGGCCTGCGCATCGAGCTGGGGGAAATCCAGGCGCGCCTGACGGACTACCCAGCGGTGAACGAAGCCGCGGTGATTGCTCGCGAACAGCGCCTGGTGGCGTATTACACCGGCTTGCGCTGCGACATCGACGCCTTGCGCGCGCACCTGTTGCAGCACCTGCCGGAATTCATGGTGCCAGCGATCTTCATGTACCTGGAGGCATTGCCGCTGAGCCCCAACGGCAAGCTTGAGCGCAAGGCGCTGCCGGAACCGGGCGTGGACGCGCAGAGGCTGCGCGAATATGAAGCGCCCCAGGGCGACACTGAAATCGCCCTGGCCAGCCTGTGGGCCGAGTTGCTGAATGTGGAGCGGGTCGGCCGCCACGATAACTTTTTCGAACTGGGCGGGCACTCGTTGTTGGCCGTCAGCCTGATGGGGCGCATGCGGCGCCTGGGGTTGGCGGCGGACGTGAAAGTGCTGTTCGGCCAGCCGACGCTGTCGGCGTTGGCGGCAGCCCTCGGTAGCGGGCGTGAAGTGGCGGTGCCGGCCAATGGCATCGCGGCCGACTGCGTACGGATCACCCCACCGATGTTGACGCTGATCAAGCTCGACCCGCCTGCCATCGAGCGCATTGTCGCCGTCATCCCCGGCGGCGCGGCGAATGTGCAGGACATCTACCCGCTGGCACCGTTGCAGGCGGGCATGCTCTATCAGCATCGGGCGGCTCAAGGTGACGACGCCTACGTGCTGCAGGCGCAGTTCGGGTTCGACAGCCGTGTGCGCCTGGACGCGTTTGCCCATGCGTTGCAGGCGGTGATCGAGCGGCACGACATCCTGCGCTCCTCCTTCCATTGGGAGGGCCTGGAGCAACCGGTGCAGGTAGTGTGGCGCAAGGCTTCACTGCGCGTCGAAAGCGGGCCGCTGCCACAGCGCCTGGAATTGGACCAGGCGCCGCTGATGCGCCTGGTGTACAGCGAGCAGGCGCAGCGCGTGGTCGCGACCTTGCTGTTCCATCATCTGGTCATGGACCACGTGGCGCTGGAGATTCTGCAGCATGAAATGCAGGCGTTTCTGTTGGGGCGCGAGGACGAACTGGGTGCGGCAGTGCCGTATCGCAACTATGTGGCGCAGACCTGCCTGATTGACCGCGACCACGAGGCATTCTTCCGCGAGATGCTCGGTGATATCGACGAGCCGACCCAGGTGCAGATTACCGACGGTGCGCACCGCGCCCAACTGACGCTTGATCCGAGCTTGAGCCAGCGCCTGCGGGAGCAGGCCCGTCAGGCGGGCGTGAGTGCGGCGAGCCTGATGCACTTGGGGTGGGGCCATGTACTGGGCAAGGTCAGCGGGCGCGAAAACGTGGTGTTCGGTACGGTAATGCTCGGTCGCCTGCAGGGCGGTGAAGGTGCCGAGCGCGCCATGGGCGTGTTTATCAACACCTTGCCGCTGCGCATCGACCTGGGCGAGCGCTCGGTGCGCAGTGCGCTGCGGGCCACCCATGCGCGCCTGAGTCAATTGCTCAGCCATGAGCATGCGCCGTTGGCCCTGGCCCAACGTTGCAGCGGCGTGCCCGCCAGCACAGCGTTGTTCGACGTGCTGTTCAACTACCGTCACAGCGCGCCGCAGACGGGCACCGTTGCGCAGGCATGGCAAGGCATTGAGCTGCTCAACGCCGAAGAACACACCAACTACGGCCTGTCATTGAGCGTGGACGACCTCGGTGAAGGCTTTACCTTGAAGACCGTGGGGCCGGGCGCCGAGCGTCTGTGTGCGTACCTGCAGGTTGCCCTGGAGCACCTGGTGCAAGCGCTGGAAAGCCACAGTGCTATCGCCATCGGATGCGTGCAGGTGTTGCCGGCGACCGAGCGCCAGCAACTGTCGGACTTCAACGCCACCGCCCGTGCCTTCCGGCGCGAGCACACCGTGCAGCGTTTGTTCGAAGCCCAGGCCCAGGCGCGTCCCGACGCGCTGGCGGCAATGCATGGCGCGCAGCGGCTGAGCTATGGCGAGCTGAACACGCGGGCCAACCAGTTGGCCCATCACCTGATGGGCCTGGGGGTGCTGCCCGGCGACAACGTCACGATCCTGCTGCCGCGCTGCCTGGATTTGCTGGTCAGCCAACTGGCGATCCTCAAGGCCGGCGCCGCCTATGTGCCGCTGGACATCCACGCACCCGCCGAGCGCCAAGGCTTCATGCAGCACGACAGCGGCGCGACCTGGCTGTTGACCCACAGCGATACAGCGCTCGCCTTCGCGGCGCGGCGCCTGGACCTGGACCGCCTGACGCTGGCTGCGCAACCGAACCATAACCCCGACCTGTCGCAGTCCTCGGACAGCGTGGCTTACATCATGTACACCTCCGGCTCCACCGGCACACCCAAAGGCGTGTTGGTGCCCCATCGCGGCATCACGCGTTTGGTGCTCAACAACGGCTACGCCGACTTCAATGCCAGTGACCGCGTGGCCTTCGCGTCCAACCCGGCGTTCGACGCCAGCACCATGGACGTCTGGGGCCCGTTGCTCAATGGCGGCCAGGTGCAGGTGATCGACCATGCCACCTTGCTCGACCCGCTGGCGTTCGGCGCGGCGCTGCAGGACGCCACGGTGCTGTTCGTCACCACCGCGCTGTTCAACCAGTACGTGCAGATGATCCCCCAGGCCCTGGCCGGCTTGCGCATCCTGCTGTGTGGGGGCGAGCGCGCCGACCCGGCGGCGTTCCGCAGCCTGTTGGCGCAGGCACCGGCATTGCGCCTGGTGCATTGCTATGGCCCGACCGAAACCACCACCTACGCCACCACCTATGAAGTGCGTGCCTTGGCTGACGAGGCCGACAGCGTGCCGATCGGGCGGCCGATCGCCAACACCCAGGTGCATGTGCTGGATGCGCAGTTGCAGCCGGTGCCGCTGGGCGTCAGCGGTGAAATCTGCATCGGCGGTGACGGCGTGGCCAAGGGTTACCTGAATCGGCCTGAACTGAGCGCTGAAAAATTCGTGCAGGACCCCTTCAATCCAGGCGCATCGCTGTACCGCACCGGCGACCTTGGACGCTGGACGGCGGACGGCCTGCTGGAGTGCCTCGGGCGCAACGATGACCAGGTAAAGATCCGCGGTTTCCGCATCGAACTGGGCGAGATCGAGGCGCGCCTGGCGACTTTTTCGGGCCTCCAGGACGTGGTGGTGCTGGCGCGCGAAGACGTGCCGGGCGACAAGCGCCTGGTCGCCTATTTCACCTGGGCCGCAGACGCCGTTGGCCTCGACCGGGTGCGCGCGCACCTGCATGAGCAGCTGCCTGAATACATGCGGCCATCGGCCTATGTGCCCCTCGACCGGCTGCCGCTGACGGCCAACGGCAAGGTCGACCGCAAAGCCTTGCCGGTGCCGGTGTATGACGCGCTCGCCAGCGGCGAGTTCGAGGCGCCCATCGACGCCCTGGAACAGCGCCTGGCGCTCTTGTGGGCGCAGGTGTTGAAGCTTGAGCAGGTGGGGCGGCACGACAGCTTCTTCGAACTGGGTGGGCATTCGCTGTTGGCGATTCGCCTGGTCACGCTGCTTGACGAAGCCGGTTTGCCGGTGTCGCTGGCCGAGCTGTTCCAGCATGTCAGCGTGGCGGCCATCGCCGCGCTGCTGCGTCAGCGTACCGACGCGCCCGTGCGCGATACCTCGGTGATCACCGTACGGGAGAGCGGCACGCAGGCGCCGTTATTCCTCGTGCACGAATTCAGCGGCATGGACGTTTATTTCCCGGCGCTGGGCCAGCATTTGCCCGGCGATTACCCCATCTACGGCTTGCCGGGAGTGCCGCTCGGCGAGGCGCATCTGACTACCCTGGAAGGCCTGGCGGCGCGCATGGTCGGGCTGATCCGCGGCATTCAGCCCCATGGCCCTTACCGCGTTGCGGGCTGGTCGTTTGGCGGGGTGCTGGCCTATGAAGTGGCCATGCAACTGCTGGGGCTCGATGAGCCGGTGGCCTTTCTCGGCTTGATCGACAGCTACGTACCGCGCATGACCGACCAGGGCAAGGCGCGCTGGAGCGGGCCGCACGCGCTCAAGCGGCATCTGTTGCTGCAGTGCACAGCGTATTGGAAAGCACAGGGAGGGGTGGATGAGCTGGCGAGTCTGGAACAACTGGAGGCAAACCTTGGACAGCTGGACTTTGCGGGCCTGCTGCAACGCTGTCGCGATCAAGGTTTGCTATACGCGCAAATGGCGGCGGCTGCGGACGCGGACCTCGTGAGTTTTCTCGAACGTGAAGTCGGGCATGGGCATGCGTTGGCCCATTACAGCCTGTTCCCGCTGCCGATCCCCGTGCATTTATTCAGTGCCGAGCAGCGGCCCACCGAGCTGTCCCGGCGCAGTGCGGCGCTGGGTTGGGACACGGCGCTGGCGCCGGGGCAGTTGCGCCAGGTACCGGTGCCGGGTGACCACCAAAGCATGATGCAGGCCCCGCATATCCAGGGCCTGGGCCGGGCGATGACGCAGGCGCTGCTGGCCGCTGCGCCGGTCAGTTGCCCAGACCATCAACCGCTGTTGCGCATTCAGAGTGGGCGAGCCGGGCATGCGCCGGTGTTCTGTGTGCCGGGTGCGGGAGACAGCGTGACCGGTTTCGTCGGTTTGAGCGAGGCACTCGGGCGTGACTGGCCGTTGTATGGCCTGCAACCGCGCGGGCTGGACGGTGAAGCGGTGCCCCATAGCCAGGTGGAAGCGGCGGCGCAGTGTTACCTGACCGCACTGACCCATGAGTGTCCCGCGGGGCCGGTGCACCTGGTCGGGCATTCGTTTGGTGGCTGGGTCGCGCTGGAAATGGCGCTGCGCTTGCAGGCAATGGGCCGTGAGGTGGCGTCGTTGACCGTGATCGACAGCGAGTCGCCGGGCGGCAACGGCGTGGTGGGGCGCCCGTACACATCGACGGCGGCGCTGTTGCGGCTGATTGAAGCGATGCAGTTGGCGGCCGGGAGATCCCTGGGGATCGATCCGCAGGACTTTGCCGGGCGCGATGAGCTGGCGCAGCGCCAAGCGTTGCATGCGGGGATGGTCGGTGTCGGGTTATTGCCGGCACGCTCTGCGGTGGACGCCATGGCAGGGCCGGCGCGCACCTATGCGGCGGCGTTGCGTACGGTGTATCGACCCCAGGCGCGGTATGAAGGGGTGGTGCGCCTGGTGCTGGCGCGCGACCCTGCGCTGGATGCGGCGGGCAACCAGCGCGAGCAGGGGCTGATGGTCGAAGGGTGGCGAGGGCAGGGGCGTGGTCTGCAGGTTTGGCACGGCGGTGGTAATCACTTCACCTTGCTCAAGGCGCCGAATGTCGCGGAGCTGGCCCAGTGGTGGCTTGAGGGGGTTGTGGTTGGGGAGAGGGTGTCTTGA